In Penaeus vannamei isolate JL-2024 chromosome 13, ASM4276789v1, whole genome shotgun sequence, the sequence AACTACAGATACAAGTAGATGGATAGAAGTTTATGTACCTTAGAAATATGAATTAACAACAAAACTTACTTAATGGAGTGAgacatacgtttatacatatatttgtctgtacataaacattatatatatatatatatatatatatatatatatatatatctatatatatatatatatatatatatatatatatatacatatatatatatatataaagttgtatatatatatgtatatatatatatatatatatatatatatatatatatatatatatatatatatatatatatataaagttgtatatatatatatatatatatatatatatacatacatacatacatacatacatacatatatatatatatatatatatatatatatatatatatatatatatatatatatatatagacagatatatgtgtttTATGAATGTCTCGGTTTTGGCATATGTAGAAACGAAAACATAAAAGTTGAAAGTTATAGCAACAGATGTGACGATGGCTCCGACTTGTGGCGATGAGAATGGAAGAATTTTGATATtggagtgtttgtatatatgtgtgtttgtctatctatgtatctatatgtatgaatataaaggaAATAGTTGCAATAAAAAGTGGAAATGAACCGTGGCGTTTCGGAGTCGTTAATGGTTCTTTATCAGATGAACAAATAATTGAAATGGATTTGTTCGTATGGTGAGGAACTCTTGGCGCTTCGAAGCATTAgaattcaatttcaatttcattgaggccatttcctctttatttttgtgtgctctctctcactctctctctcactctctttctctctctctctcacacacacacacgcacacatatgtgtgtgtatacatacacacacacacatatatatgtctctctgtatgtgtgtgtttgtgcatgtgtacatatgtgtgtgtgtatgcatgtataaacatacacacacatagacatatatatatatatatatatatatatatatatatatatatatatatatatatatacatatatgtgtgtatatatatgtatatatatacatataaatatgtatacatatatacatatatttatcacacacacacacacacacacacacacacacacacacacatacacacacacacacacacacacatatatatatatatatatatatatatatatatatatatatatatatatatgtatatatatataaacatatatataaccatatatatatatatatatatatatatatatatatatatatatatatatatatatatatatatatatgcatatgtgtaagtatatttatatatatgtatacaaacatacatacataagtatgtttacatacatacatacatacatacatacatatatatatatatatatatatatatatatatatatatatatatgtgtgtgtgtgtgtgtgtgtgtgtgtgtgtgtgtgtgtgtgtgtgtgtgtgtatatatatatatatatatatatatatatatatatatatatatatatatacacacacatatatatatatatatatatatatatatatatatatatatatatatatatatatatatgtttatgtgtgtgtgaatatatgtatatacacacacacaaatatccgtGCACATATGCATTTCTTTTGTTAAATTTAGAGTtagcacacacaaaacatattcaTAATCTGGAAGGTTAAATCATAGATCTCAGGTCAAATCTTACCGCACAGATATGTCAAGTATGTATCTTGATTTCGACCTTGAACGTGTACCCGCATAAAAGGTCAGCTGCTGAATAGACACTTGAACTTGTTTCTCTTTAGCCACAGTGATAAGTTATTTCAcgtgaatgtatatttttcttttttgataaggATTTCGAAATGTTTTAATATATCGAAATATCCTGctcatgaaaaaatagataggtatatatatatatgtatatatatatatatatatatatatatatatatatatatatatatatatatatatatatatatatatatatatatacatacacacacacacacacacacacacacacacacatacacacacacacacacacacacacacacacacacacacacacacacacacacacatatatatatatatatatatatatatatatatatatatatatatatatatatatatatatatatatatacatatatacatacacacacacacacacacacacacacacacatatatatatatatatgaatgtatctatgtatgtagatGGTATCAGTGTCGGATTTCAAGGGGTCTACATAAGAGGTACTGAAAATTAATACTAATTTTAGTAAACACTGAGATTTCCATATTCATTGGGACatattttctttaaaataaaccataaaaaattTCGCATTAAAATTAATCTATTCGAAATCTGCCTCTGAGTGTTCGTCGACCCTACCCCGCTCCCTCAAgctgtaaataaaaaagaactgaATAATATCACGGACATTTGCAGTCGATAGATAGTGCTCTTGCTGTATACGTTAATGCAGTCGCTATCTACTGGGATGTATAtacaaagtatacatacatacataattatacacacacacacacacacacacacacacacacacacacacacacataaatatatatatatatatatatatatatatatatatatatatatatatatatatatatatatatatatatatatatatatatatatatatatatatatatatatatatatatatatatatatatatatatatacatacatatacattcgtatataattatatatatatatacatatacatacacacacacacatatagatatacatatatatgtgtatatatatatatatatatatatatatatatatatatatatatatatatatatatatatatacatatgtgtatgtgtgtgtttgtttggttaggagtgtgtgtgtgtgtgtgtgtgtgtgtgtgtctatatatatatatatatatatatatatatatatatatatatatatatatatatatatatatatatatatgtatatatatatatatatatatatatatatatatatatatatatatatatatatacatatagtcagtGTTGAAGATACGTAGAAAAATATTTTACCACTTTTCTGTAATATACATACTTTAAAAAAATAGCTGATTATACGAGGACCAGTCTTGCCATTTCACTTTAGATTTTGTGAACCTATTTTAAAGTTGtgatatcactaacattatcaaaaGACAACAATTTACTCATATGATTGAAACTTGATGCTACATATGAAATCGCTTAAGTACAGTCGTGGTATTACATGGTACTAACAGCCTGCACGTTGTTCCTTCCGTAGGTCCTCACAAGTCATGCaacactcatcattatcatcgttattgttattgatatcattatcatcatcattagcttcctttttattattattatctttattgttatcatgctAATCATTTTAAAGATTAATAATCTATATTTTCTTACATATTAAACACCAGTTGGAAAAGAAAGTTTTGAGGCTACACTTTTATAAACAATTATTCCAAAGCGTATATCTCGTTCACGACCTTGAGCCTATAACCGCTTCAAAATGTCAACTGACCAACTACAAACCATGCATGAACTTGTTTGACCTCGTTTATGGTTACAACTTCCATCATTTAATATAATTTGTATGATTAAAATAACATCTTCATGTTATTTATGCACTTTATGCACTTGCAGTAGAATTACTTAAATTCAATTTAAATGTTATACGGTACAGTTGAGCATGCAACTAAatcgaaaaagaaaattgatttggCAACTCGAGATTCTTGaccactgcatatatatacagtcggTCTTGCCACTACCACCACCGAGAAACTCGATCAATATGAAATTCGTAAGTACAGctattgtataatatctatggaggtgtttgatttatttgattttgaGGCTCTATGAGATAAAGCAAAATGCTTTATTAGCCTCTTTGTCTTCTAGTTCGTCTTCGCCCTCCTCGTCGCCGTGGCCTGTGCCGACCGGCTGTACGAGGCCCCAGCGGCTCGTGCTGCCTCCGACGAGATCGCCATCCTGAGGGACGACCGCGTGATCGAGGACGACGGAAGGTACAACTTCGACGCGGAGACTGCCAACGGCATCGTCTTTTCCGAGTCTGGCTCTCCTGTAGGAGACGAGGGAGCCATCAACAGTGCCGGATCCTTCTCGTAAGCAAATGATTTAGAGGTTTTGCTACCTCTATGAGACGTATTTCTGCAAATCGTGCTTCTTAATTATAATTCTTAATCCATAAAAATAGTGGTCGCTAAATCATAAGGTCGCTATCAATTtctatattatacataatttGATTACCATTTCAGGTACACCGCTCCAGACGGCACTGAAGTCCACCTTCAGTACGtagctgacgagaacggcttccagccccagggcgcccacctgcccgtggctcccgagttcccccacccgatccctcagttcgtcctcgaccagatcgccttcgccgccgaggaggacgcccgCCAGGCCCGCGGAGAGGTCTCCCGCTCCTATGGTGCGCCTCAGGATGACTAAATATGTTTAGCGGATATACCCTTCGATAGCCGATTTTTATTAATTCACTGCATTTTCACGTGGCAGATTATACCAATCTGTCGTCATAGTTTAGTCTCTAATTTATCGTTGTACAAATACATGTGACTTCATCTTCATCAAGTCGTTTTCTTGTTTCTATCACCATGATATTATTTAGAATAACGTAATGTCTGAGAGACTGTGCTGAAAAGAAACCAGACATGAAAACCCATACCAAAAGATGATAGCATATTATATAACGCGTTAATTAACACTGTCCCATAAAAACTGGTCTACACAGTGGTCTATAATCAAAGCCAATACACCAGGGTAACAGAAAATAGCCGTGGGTAAAAAGAATGGCAGAATTAAGAAAGTACTAATCAGCCAAATAAGCATTCGAAATATCGTACTTTGTATCCTGATTGTTACTttaaatgctgataataataataataataataataataataataataaaactgatgtaCATAATACTATGGAAATGCATCAGCAGATCTCAGTACTAAGAAAGATAAGAGTGATAtcatttattgttgatattactcaCCATTATCAATAACCTACATTATGTAAATATCAGTTTTACGTAACCTgatctagtatatatatttatatatatatatatatatatatatatatatatatgtatacatatatatatatatatatatatatatatatatatatatatatatatatatatatattgtgtgtgtttgtgcctctgtGTAGTTTGACATAGGAATTAATGTGCATCTTAAGAAGACGCGAAATGCATCCTAAggtcatttataaatacatgctGAAAACAAATGGACTATATAGTTAATCTATTTAGCTGCGACAAAAAAATATCTGCGGAATATgtgcttagatttttttttcattacactttattactttttttatcttttttttcttacgttaTATACAATGGGATATGATGTTATCTTTTTCGCGTGTGAGAACTTAATTCTGGAAGAATTTACCAGAAGTGTTAGTCtgttaaacaatatatatatatatatatatatatatatatatatatatatatatgtatatatatatacatatatttataaattcaaaCTTTAATCATCCAAAAGGTTTAACATTCCTAAATGCTACTGATAGAGTCGCACCCTTTCCCCCAAGGAAACCTTCGGTGATTCCAATTTGGTTGCATAAGGTATTGCGTCACCGTCCTGCTTCTTACTTTCACCTGCGTATATAAGGATGTTGGAAAATAAAGCTTTATTAATCTAGTGATATAGATTTCCAAGCTATAGATAAAGGGTATCTTAAAAATAAGTAGCCATAGATCACAATTATTTTGATGCACTTTCTTAAAAACGTAGTTCCATACTTCGGATAATTAATCTCCGTTGACCTGTGGtgggcatgaatatatatatatatatatatatatatatatatatatatatatatatatatatatatatatatatatatatatatatatatgtatgtatgtatgtatatatatataattttatatatatatatttatatatatatatatatatatatatatatatatatatatatatatatatatatatatatatatatatatatatatatatataaaatgtacaaatgtacatgtgtgtgtgtatgtgtgtattataatcataatatagaaGAGATAAAATAATTTCATCTGGTAATTATTGCGTTATCTTAGGTCGTGTCGGTATTTGGGATTAAGTATTAGACAGATACCAAGGCTAGTAAGAAGagaaacatgtttatatatatatatatatatatatatatatatatatatatatatatatatatatatatatacaaacacacatatatatacatatatatacagacacgtatgtttatatgtatgtgtatgtatatatgtaaataattacatTTTCTTAAGTGCCTTAGCTTAAGCTTATATTTGCAATTGGAAAAAGTAGGGTTATATCTATGTTATTCTATAGAAActtatatgcgcatacacacacacatacgtattatatatatatatatatatatatatatatatatatatatatatatatatatatatatatatatatatatatgtaacgtatatatttaatacattatatataatgtatatacaggttatatatgtgtatgtatatatatatatatatatatatatatatatatatatatatatatatatatatatatatatatatatatatatatatatatatatatatatatatatatatatatgtaacgtatatatttaatacattatatataatgtatatacaggtttatttattcacatataaatatatgtatgtttatatatgtgttcatatatatatatatatatatatatatatatatatatatatatatatatatatatatatatatatatatatatatatatatatatatatatatatatatatatatatatatatatatatatatatatatatatgtatgtatgtatatacatttaccgCTTTCGCGAATTAACGCTTATAGTATAAAATAGAATCTAGTCTAGGGTTCCCGAAGTCAATGAACCATAGGTTCAAGATTAGAAACTAGTGTATACTTGTCTCAAGAATAAATCTTGTTTTCGACCTTGAACCAATAATCAATTCAAAATGTTATACTACCGGTTAATATGAAAACAAAGTTCTCCAACTTCATTTTATGATACGAATTCATATATAGCATTCTTATGATTCATGTTTTTAGCACTATCACTAAATTATTTATTAGACATCCTAAAAATCGTAGGTTTGTTTAAATTTCGAAGTAGTTtaagattataagaaaaaaaagtgcaaacTAGTAACTCAGGATCCCTGACACTGGTGGTATAAATGCAGTCGGTCTCCTACCAGAGCAGCAGTGAGATACAACTCGATCAAAATGAAATTCGTAAGTAGAAGAACAGTGCACAATTGGCGCTCTCGAGTTTCATCAAATATATCTGGACACTCGTGAACGGCAGCCAATTATAAGGGCATTTTCGTATTACAGGCAGTGCTTTCCCTCCTCGTCGCCGTGGCCTGTGCCGACCGGCTGTACGAGGCCCCAGCGGCTCGTGCTGCCTCCGACGAGATCGCCATCCTGAGGGACGACCGCGTGATCGAGGACGACGGAAGGTACAACTTCGACATGGAGACTGCCAACGGCATCGTCTTTTCCGAGTCTGGCTCTCCTGTAGGAGACGAGGGAGCCATCAACAGTGCCGGATCCTTCTCGTGCGTGGCAATAAGTTAAAATTACattacacaaatgtacacatggACATATTACACAGTCTCACAAACCCATTTATACGGATATATTCACATagaatcaaatacacacacacccttcgtAAAATACCATAGTTGCTGCTACAATGCATTACATGTGTTATAGGAATTCCAAGGAGAAACTGAGAAACATAATGTAATAGGAGATTGCATTCCATTAAGGTTCATCTTCGAATGGTTTTGTTGACAGGTACACCGCTCCTGACGGGACTGACGTCCATCTTCAGTACGTAGCTGACGAGAGCGGATTCCAGCCCCAGGGCGcccacctgcccgtggctcccgagttcccccacccgatccctcagttcgtcctcgaccagatcgccttcgccgccgaggaggacgcccgCCAGGCCCGCGGAGAGGTCTCCCGCTCCTATGGTGCGCCTCAGGATGACTAGAGCGCGTTAGTCGAATATCTTTCCACCTCTGACtcactatttatatttatatactgacaTTATACTATCTGCTAATGCAGACTATCTCCTATTTATTGTTGCACAAATAAAGCTCATACCAAATCTAAATTTCTCATTTGACTCCCAGCGAAA encodes:
- the LOC113830191 gene encoding cuticle protein CP14.6; the protein is MKFFVFALLVAVACADRLYEAPAARAASDEIAILRDDRVIEDDGRYNFDAETANGIVFSESGSPVGDEGAINSAGSFSYTAPDGTEVHLQYVADENGFQPQGAHLPVAPEFPHPIPQFVLDQIAFAAEEDARQARGEVSRSYGAPQDD
- the LOC113830194 gene encoding cuticle protein CP14.6, with product MKFAVLSLLVAVACADRLYEAPAARAASDEIAILRDDRVIEDDGRYNFDMETANGIVFSESGSPVGDEGAINSAGSFSYTAPDGTDVHLQYVADESGFQPQGAHLPVAPEFPHPIPQFVLDQIAFAAEEDARQARGEVSRSYGAPQDD